One stretch of Caldinitratiruptor microaerophilus DNA includes these proteins:
- a CDS encoding cytochrome c biogenesis protein ResB, whose protein sequence is MTVSCICGHVSDAGARYCANCGRPLAAARPAEKAHGPNAARRPRGLLDRVWDFFASVPVAVVLLFLLAAAAVLGTLIDQEGQYSSWMPPDQYYPARYGPLWGRIILATGLSHAYTSWWFLTLMGMLGLSLTVCTLQRGIPLYRALHRPTVAPPPGFFHHAPQRFTFPAGPDPLAPLAGALRRRRYRVTILGDRLFAEQGRWGRWGPYILHAGLIVVLLGGMSRAIPGWYREDFLWVRDGETVPVPGTGWSVHSRGFTAEFYPDGRPKLYATDAVVIENGQPVKEHRILMNEPLAHRGVELYQSSYRTELDKAVIQIRARGTEKVLGEFSVDLTNPAPQYRAGDLEVAVLDYYPDFALDAANRPTTRSPDPLNPAFVFRVTAAGGTVHGPTWFFPFYPDVHFDQSLPFEFVVRELTEVNVTGLRVKQDRGVPIIYLGLAIATAGVFLTFYLSHRRIWAMVDGSEVHVAGQAHRGRALFAREFARLAASLGATPAAPAPAGR, encoded by the coding sequence ATGACGGTGAGCTGTATCTGCGGCCACGTGAGCGACGCCGGCGCGCGCTACTGCGCCAACTGCGGCCGGCCGCTGGCGGCCGCCCGGCCGGCGGAGAAGGCGCACGGCCCGAACGCGGCCCGCCGCCCGCGTGGGCTGCTGGACCGGGTGTGGGACTTCTTCGCCTCGGTACCGGTGGCCGTCGTGCTCCTGTTCCTCCTTGCGGCCGCGGCGGTGCTCGGCACCCTGATCGACCAGGAGGGGCAGTACAGCTCCTGGATGCCGCCGGACCAGTACTACCCGGCCCGGTACGGTCCGCTCTGGGGGCGGATCATCCTCGCCACCGGGCTGAGTCACGCCTACACGTCCTGGTGGTTCCTCACCCTGATGGGGATGCTGGGGCTGAGCCTCACGGTCTGCACCCTTCAGCGCGGCATCCCCCTGTACCGTGCGCTCCACCGCCCCACCGTCGCTCCGCCTCCGGGGTTCTTCCACCACGCGCCGCAGCGGTTCACCTTCCCGGCGGGCCCCGATCCGCTGGCCCCGCTGGCCGGCGCCCTCCGCCGCAGGCGCTACCGCGTGACGATCCTCGGTGACCGCCTCTTCGCCGAGCAGGGGCGGTGGGGGCGCTGGGGGCCGTACATCCTGCACGCCGGCCTCATCGTGGTCCTTCTCGGCGGGATGTCCCGGGCGATCCCCGGTTGGTACCGCGAGGACTTCCTCTGGGTGCGCGACGGGGAGACCGTCCCCGTGCCGGGCACGGGGTGGTCGGTCCACAGCCGGGGGTTCACCGCCGAGTTCTACCCCGACGGCCGCCCGAAGCTGTACGCCACCGACGCGGTGGTCATCGAGAACGGCCAGCCCGTCAAGGAGCACCGGATCCTCATGAACGAGCCGCTGGCCCACCGCGGGGTGGAGCTGTACCAGAGCAGCTACCGGACCGAACTCGACAAGGCGGTCATCCAGATCCGGGCCCGCGGGACCGAGAAGGTCCTCGGCGAGTTCTCCGTCGACCTCACCAATCCCGCCCCGCAGTACCGCGCCGGCGACCTCGAGGTGGCGGTGCTGGACTACTACCCGGACTTCGCCCTGGACGCCGCCAACCGTCCGACCACGCGCTCCCCCGACCCCCTCAACCCGGCCTTCGTCTTCCGGGTGACCGCGGCCGGCGGCACGGTGCACGGTCCTACCTGGTTCTTCCCCTTCTACCCCGACGTCCACTTCGACCAGAGCCTCCCCTTCGAGTTCGTGGTCCGCGAGCTCACCGAGGTGAACGTGACCGGCCTGCGCGTCAAGCAGGACCGGGGGGTACCCATCATCTACCTGGGCCTGGCGATCGCGACCGCGGGTGTGTTCCTGACCTTCTACCTGTCCCACCGGCGGATCTGGGCGATGGTCGACGGCTCCGAGGTGCACGTGGCCGGACAGGCCCACCGGGGCCGAGCGCTGTTCGCCCGCGAGTTCGCCCGCCTGGCCGCCAGCCTGGGGGCCACCCCCGCGGCGCCGGCCCCCGCAGGGAGGTGA
- the ccsB gene encoding c-type cytochrome biogenesis protein CcsB has protein sequence MLTLSRTLFLVAFVAYVVSAVLFVYRLVRRRARDSRPLATWANGFLGAGLVAQAAGIVTRWVGSGQAPLSNMYEYMSFTGWSVMLFYLLLNAWYRLPALGAFVAPVGVIVIAYASVFPTDVQPLVPALQSYWLVLHVSFAALGEGAFAVSFGAALMYLLRTRSEEERAGERALEAILFCGLVLVAFIALALGMKLAGYRVPVAGPFGDVVEYGLPPFAGPQGVAPGSLGTFLGVPLPLFQTPAWMAGANAARKLNTLLISLAGGLVLYGVLRLALRVPLRVAAARTVATLDPAILDEISYRGVAVGFPLFTLGGLVFAMIWAQKAWGSYWSWDPKETWALISWLFYSGYLHMRIVRGWEGRKAAWVNALGFVVILFTLVGVNLLISGLHAYV, from the coding sequence ATGCTCACGCTGAGCCGCACCCTGTTCCTCGTCGCCTTCGTGGCGTACGTGGTGTCCGCCGTGCTCTTCGTGTACCGGCTCGTCCGCCGGCGCGCCCGGGACAGCCGGCCGCTCGCCACCTGGGCGAACGGGTTCCTGGGAGCCGGGCTGGTGGCCCAGGCCGCGGGGATCGTCACCCGGTGGGTGGGCTCCGGCCAGGCCCCCCTCAGCAACATGTACGAGTACATGAGCTTCACCGGCTGGTCGGTGATGCTCTTCTACCTGCTCCTCAACGCCTGGTACCGGCTTCCGGCGCTGGGCGCCTTCGTGGCCCCGGTCGGCGTGATCGTGATCGCCTACGCCTCGGTGTTCCCCACCGACGTCCAGCCCCTGGTGCCCGCCCTCCAGAGCTACTGGCTCGTGCTCCACGTCAGCTTCGCCGCGCTGGGGGAAGGGGCGTTCGCGGTGTCCTTCGGGGCCGCGCTCATGTACCTCCTGCGGACCCGCAGCGAGGAGGAGCGGGCAGGCGAACGGGCGCTCGAGGCGATCCTCTTCTGCGGCCTCGTGCTCGTCGCCTTCATCGCCCTCGCCCTGGGCATGAAGCTGGCGGGCTACCGCGTGCCCGTGGCGGGCCCCTTCGGCGACGTGGTCGAGTACGGCCTGCCGCCCTTCGCCGGCCCGCAGGGCGTGGCGCCCGGGTCCCTGGGGACCTTCCTCGGGGTCCCGCTGCCCCTCTTCCAAACGCCAGCGTGGATGGCCGGGGCGAACGCGGCCCGCAAGCTCAACACCCTCCTGATCTCGCTGGCCGGGGGGCTGGTGCTGTACGGTGTCCTGCGCCTCGCCCTGCGGGTGCCGCTCCGGGTCGCCGCCGCGCGCACGGTCGCCACGCTCGACCCGGCGATCCTCGACGAGATCAGCTACCGCGGCGTGGCGGTCGGGTTCCCGCTCTTCACGCTCGGCGGGCTGGTGTTCGCCATGATCTGGGCGCAGAAGGCCTGGGGATCGTACTGGAGCTGGGACCCGAAGGAGACGTGGGCGCTCATCTCCTGGCTCTTCTACTCAGGGTACCTGCACATGCGGATCGTCCGGGGCTGGGAGGGCAGAAAGGCGGCCTGGGTCAACGCCCTCGGGTTCGTCGTCATCCTGTTCACCCTGGTGGGCGTCAACCTCCTCATCTCGGGCCTGCACGCGTACGTGTGA
- a CDS encoding alpha/beta-type small acid-soluble spore protein, protein MPNRNQAVVPQARGALENLKFETAQELGISNYQGYKGDLPSKINGAVGGNMVRKMIRLAETQIAGGTGTV, encoded by the coding sequence ATGCCGAACCGGAATCAGGCCGTGGTTCCCCAGGCCCGGGGCGCCCTCGAGAACCTGAAGTTCGAGACCGCCCAGGAGCTCGGGATCTCCAACTACCAGGGCTACAAGGGCGACCTGCCTTCGAAGATCAACGGTGCGGTCGGGGGCAACATGGTGCGGAAGATGATCCGCCTGGCCGAGACCCAGATCGCCGGCGGGACCGGCACCGTGTAA
- a CDS encoding flagellar hook-length control protein FliK, which translates to MIATPVPGAGRAPQAGLTLLQDLLPDLPLQAGERVRAWVADVSGDLALLVLGGRQVRARTEVPLRPGQSLLLEVRRTEPQVLLRPVAARPAADVAAGPAWGHAEQAVRRALVSLRRPLDPQAVGALTAVVRRFPAAQQEAAAAAAAWLHATGASVTFEEVLNLTRAGEPPAPWSLAVRLRALADRLAAAARAAAGRGVGDSTPLLALAGQLRAWGWRPPEDGQPPGHVGAQRGGPAPEPLPGEAPAATDLPAVLARAEALLSGEAAGAAGRQASELLGEIRAILRAVSGGARADIPAPLVVPLPVLHPHLGDEVVVVRKRDGKRRVSAGESEAEVELFLTTPSLGPLRIRVRRADTVSVTVVAADPGARDWLDAALPDLRQGLSGRGLRPGRLEATLGDAAPPSLVPAPAAGLPPGLDRRV; encoded by the coding sequence GTGATCGCCACGCCGGTTCCTGGCGCCGGCCGGGCACCGCAGGCCGGCCTGACCCTGCTGCAAGACCTGCTGCCGGACCTGCCCTTGCAGGCGGGCGAGCGGGTCCGCGCCTGGGTCGCCGACGTGTCCGGCGACCTCGCGCTGCTCGTCCTCGGCGGCCGGCAGGTGCGCGCGCGGACCGAGGTGCCGCTCAGGCCCGGCCAGTCCCTCCTGCTCGAGGTGCGGCGGACGGAACCGCAGGTCCTCCTCCGGCCGGTCGCGGCCCGCCCGGCCGCTGACGTCGCGGCCGGACCTGCCTGGGGGCACGCCGAGCAGGCGGTTCGCCGTGCCCTGGTCTCACTTCGCCGTCCTCTGGACCCCCAGGCGGTCGGCGCCCTGACCGCGGTGGTCCGCCGGTTCCCGGCGGCACAGCAGGAGGCCGCCGCGGCGGCCGCCGCGTGGCTCCATGCGACCGGCGCCTCCGTCACGTTCGAGGAAGTGCTGAACCTCACCCGGGCGGGCGAACCGCCTGCCCCCTGGTCGCTGGCAGTGCGCCTGCGAGCCCTGGCGGACCGGCTCGCGGCGGCGGCCCGGGCGGCTGCGGGCCGGGGCGTCGGGGACAGCACGCCGCTCCTGGCCCTCGCCGGGCAGCTCCGGGCGTGGGGCTGGCGACCACCCGAAGACGGGCAACCACCCGGGCACGTGGGCGCGCAGAGAGGGGGCCCGGCGCCTGAACCCCTGCCCGGCGAGGCCCCTGCCGCCACCGATCTCCCGGCGGTGCTCGCCCGCGCGGAGGCACTTCTCTCCGGCGAGGCTGCCGGGGCGGCCGGCAGGCAGGCAAGCGAACTCCTCGGCGAGATCCGGGCCATCTTGCGGGCGGTCTCCGGCGGTGCCCGGGCGGACATCCCCGCGCCGCTGGTCGTCCCCCTGCCCGTGCTGCACCCTCACCTGGGGGACGAGGTCGTGGTGGTCCGCAAGCGGGATGGAAAGCGCAGGGTGTCCGCAGGAGAGAGCGAGGCGGAGGTCGAGCTGTTCCTGACCACCCCCAGTCTCGGGCCGCTCCGGATCCGGGTCCGGAGGGCAGACACGGTGTCCGTCACGGTGGTGGCAGCCGACCCTGGCGCCAGGGATTGGCTGGACGCCGCCCTGCCGGACCTGCGGCAGGGGCTCAGCGGCCGGGGGCTCCGCCCAGGCCGCCTCGAGGCCACCCTGGGCGACGCGGCGCCGCCATCCCTCGTCCCGGCCCCCGCTGCGGGCCTTCCCCCCGGGCTCGACCGGCGGGTATGA
- a CDS encoding EscU/YscU/HrcU family type III secretion system export apparatus switch protein, translating into MAAHQDADRERGSEERAGHGGMPPARRVREAAALRYDPGQEAPQVVAAGRGRVADRIVETAAEAGVPIRREPGLAAALVALGAGAIIPPALYEAVAEVLLWVARQDAERARRWLG; encoded by the coding sequence GTGGCTGCACACCAGGACGCGGACCGGGAGCGAGGGAGCGAAGAACGCGCGGGTCACGGGGGAATGCCGCCGGCCAGGCGCGTGCGCGAGGCCGCCGCACTACGCTACGACCCGGGGCAGGAGGCGCCTCAGGTGGTCGCCGCGGGGCGGGGTCGTGTGGCCGATCGCATCGTGGAAACCGCGGCCGAGGCCGGGGTACCGATCCGCCGGGAGCCCGGCCTCGCGGCGGCGCTGGTAGCCCTCGGCGCGGGGGCGATCATCCCGCCGGCGCTCTACGAGGCGGTCGCCGAGGTGCTGCTGTGGGTCGCCCGGCAGGACGCCGAGCGCGCCCGGCGCTGGCTCGGCTGA
- a CDS encoding DsrE/DsrF/DrsH-like family protein, giving the protein MANRLSMIVFSGTVDKLYPVAILASGAVAMGQEVRIFLTFWGLMALKKGAGAQLQVSKDYEAMGAEMARIMQEKKVPSWLDTLRTAKELGDVKVYACGMTMDLFQLKLEDLEDVVDGVAGVGEFIEEARQGEISLFI; this is encoded by the coding sequence ATGGCGAACCGGCTCTCGATGATCGTCTTCTCGGGCACGGTCGACAAGCTGTACCCCGTCGCGATCCTGGCGTCCGGCGCCGTCGCGATGGGGCAGGAGGTCCGCATCTTCCTGACCTTCTGGGGCCTCATGGCACTGAAGAAGGGGGCAGGCGCCCAGCTGCAGGTGAGTAAGGACTACGAGGCGATGGGCGCCGAGATGGCCCGGATCATGCAGGAGAAGAAGGTCCCGTCCTGGCTCGACACCCTCCGGACCGCCAAGGAACTCGGCGACGTCAAGGTGTACGCCTGTGGGATGACCATGGACCTGTTCCAGCTCAAGCTGGAGGACCTCGAGGACGTGGTCGACGGCGTCGCCGGGGTCGGCGAGTTCATCGAGGAGGCCCGGCAGGGCGAGATCAGCCTCTTCATCTGA
- a CDS encoding sulfurtransferase TusA family protein: MAEVKPDIVVDARGAYCPGPMMELIRAVKNAQVGQTVAVLSSDSGSLKDIPLWAQKAGHEYIGAYPRDGYNEIIVRKMR, translated from the coding sequence ATGGCAGAAGTGAAGCCTGACATCGTCGTGGATGCCCGCGGCGCCTACTGCCCCGGCCCCATGATGGAGCTCATCCGGGCGGTGAAGAACGCCCAGGTGGGGCAGACGGTGGCTGTTCTCTCCTCCGATTCGGGATCGCTGAAGGACATCCCTCTCTGGGCCCAGAAGGCGGGCCACGAGTACATCGGGGCCTACCCGCGGGACGGCTACAACGAGATCATCGTCCGCAAGATGCGCTGA
- a CDS encoding universal stress protein, which translates to MRCILGTDGSPASLKAAQWIARYLNFNEASELFLVYVFPLPADASAYEGIFDVPASGNDPRVQKVAAPVLARTREALGATKARVHDVSLVGVPAESIVQFAAEMRADLVVVGSRGRSPHREILLGSVSGAVANRARCPVLVVR; encoded by the coding sequence ATGCGGTGCATCCTGGGGACCGACGGATCGCCTGCCAGCCTCAAGGCCGCGCAGTGGATCGCCCGGTACCTGAACTTCAACGAGGCGTCCGAGCTGTTCCTCGTCTACGTCTTTCCGCTCCCCGCCGACGCATCGGCCTACGAGGGAATCTTCGACGTCCCCGCCTCCGGCAACGACCCGCGCGTGCAGAAGGTGGCCGCCCCCGTCCTGGCCCGCACCCGGGAGGCCCTCGGGGCGACGAAGGCCCGCGTCCACGACGTGAGCCTGGTGGGAGTGCCGGCCGAGTCCATCGTCCAGTTCGCGGCGGAGATGCGAGCCGACCTCGTCGTGGTCGGCAGCCGCGGCCGCAGCCCGCACCGGGAGATCCTCCTCGGCAGCGTGTCCGGTGCGGTGGCGAATCGGGCCCGTTGCCCTGTGCTGGTGGTGAGGTGA
- a CDS encoding ABC transporter permease produces the protein MAAEPQSPASLRVDMSPHSAPKAPLRDYWVRFRRNRAGVIALSAVGFFVLVAVLAPYLAPHDPLKQDYSALMRPPGPNHPFGTDALGRDVLSRVVYGARVSLLAGLISVGIALSVGLPVGLLTGYYRGFWDEYVVMRVVDGLQAFPFLILALAVAAALGPGFTNAMVAIGLGYTPAFVRIVRGAVLVVREQDYVQAARAAGATSGRILLRHVLPNCLAPVLVQTTLAVASAIIAEAGLSYLGLGVQPPAPSWGSALREAQGYLTMAPWMAIWPGLAIFATVLSLNLLGDALRDALDPRLRGG, from the coding sequence ATGGCGGCGGAACCGCAGTCCCCGGCATCGCTCCGGGTGGACATGAGCCCGCACAGCGCCCCGAAGGCCCCGCTGCGCGACTACTGGGTCCGGTTCCGTCGCAATCGGGCCGGGGTGATCGCCCTGTCGGCCGTCGGGTTCTTTGTCCTGGTTGCGGTCCTGGCGCCGTACCTGGCGCCGCATGACCCGCTGAAACAGGACTATTCCGCCCTGATGCGGCCGCCAGGCCCGAATCACCCTTTCGGGACCGACGCCCTGGGGCGCGACGTTTTGTCCCGTGTGGTTTACGGAGCACGGGTGTCCTTGCTGGCGGGGCTCATCTCCGTGGGCATCGCCCTGTCCGTGGGGCTCCCGGTGGGGCTTCTCACCGGCTACTACCGGGGATTCTGGGACGAATACGTGGTGATGCGGGTGGTGGACGGCCTGCAGGCGTTTCCTTTCCTCATTCTGGCCCTGGCGGTGGCTGCCGCCCTGGGGCCGGGCTTCACCAACGCCATGGTCGCCATCGGTCTCGGATACACCCCAGCCTTCGTCCGGATCGTGCGCGGGGCGGTGTTGGTGGTCCGTGAACAAGACTACGTTCAGGCCGCACGAGCCGCTGGTGCCACCTCGGGGCGGATCCTGCTCCGGCACGTGCTGCCGAACTGTCTGGCGCCCGTGCTCGTGCAGACAACGCTCGCCGTGGCGTCGGCCATCATCGCCGAGGCGGGCCTCAGCTACCTGGGGCTCGGCGTCCAGCCGCCCGCTCCGAGCTGGGGCTCGGCGCTCCGCGAAGCGCAGGGGTATCTCACCATGGCTCCGTGGATGGCCATCTGGCCGGGCCTGGCCATCTTCGCGACGGTACTCTCCCTGAATCTCCTGGGCGACGCGCTGCGGGACGCGTTGGACCCCCGGTTGCGCGGGGGTTGA
- a CDS encoding ABC transporter permease encodes MLAYLGRRLLLTIPLLFVVSFVAFGLVHFLPGDPADVILGPEAPREVKEALRVKLGLNLPLHVQYGRWLARVVQGNLGESLVDGSPVAGLIAQRLPATLELTVLTFAVSTLIAVPLGVAAAVRRATVVDYLSSGVALVGLSVPHFWLGMMLILLFAAKLQWLPASGYVPLTQDLRANLMAMALPAMATGLRESGVVARFMRSSLLEVLRSDYVRTARAKGLSERVVIYRHAIRNALVPVITASGLQIAGLLGGLVITETIFVIPGFGRLIVDAIFSRDITVVQGAVLVAAVMVVVVNLVVDVVYSLVDPRVKLGGGGER; translated from the coding sequence GTGCTCGCCTACCTCGGCAGGCGCTTGCTCCTCACCATCCCCCTACTCTTCGTGGTGTCATTTGTGGCCTTCGGCCTCGTTCACTTCCTTCCCGGGGACCCCGCCGACGTGATCCTGGGTCCCGAAGCGCCGCGAGAGGTCAAGGAGGCCCTGCGGGTCAAACTCGGCCTCAATCTTCCGCTCCACGTGCAGTATGGCCGTTGGCTGGCGAGGGTGGTGCAAGGAAACCTCGGCGAATCCCTGGTCGACGGTAGCCCGGTGGCCGGGCTCATCGCCCAGCGCCTGCCGGCCACCCTGGAACTGACTGTTCTGACGTTCGCGGTGTCGACGCTGATCGCCGTTCCCCTGGGGGTTGCCGCCGCCGTGCGACGTGCCACGGTGGTCGACTATCTGAGCTCGGGTGTCGCCCTGGTGGGGCTCTCGGTCCCTCACTTCTGGCTCGGTATGATGCTGATCCTTCTGTTCGCCGCCAAGCTCCAGTGGCTGCCGGCCTCCGGCTACGTGCCGCTGACGCAGGACCTCCGGGCGAACTTGATGGCGATGGCCCTCCCTGCTATGGCCACCGGGCTGCGGGAGTCCGGAGTGGTTGCCCGCTTCATGCGGAGCAGCCTCCTGGAGGTGCTGCGCAGCGACTACGTGCGGACGGCCCGCGCCAAGGGGTTGTCGGAGCGCGTCGTGATCTACCGCCATGCCATCCGGAACGCGCTGGTTCCCGTGATCACCGCCAGCGGGCTGCAGATCGCTGGTCTGCTGGGCGGTCTCGTCATCACGGAGACCATCTTCGTGATCCCTGGCTTCGGGCGGCTGATCGTGGACGCCATCTTCAGCCGGGACATCACGGTTGTCCAGGGAGCGGTGCTCGTGGCTGCCGTCATGGTCGTGGTCGTGAACCTCGTCGTGGACGTCGTGTACTCCCTGGTCGATCCCCGGGTGAAACTCGGCGGCGGGGGTGAGCGGTGA
- a CDS encoding ABC transporter substrate-binding protein has translation MLRVALDADPPKLDPHLSSSAIDRQVQNNIFDKLVELDEKLNVVPELATEWKISEDGKVYTFKLRQGVKFHDGTDFNAEAVKFNFERMLNPELKSPRRNEVSMVEKVEVLDPYTVAITLQKPFSPFLGILTDRAGMMVSPAAVQKYGNDGFLNHPVGTGPFKFESRIKGDSITLVKNESYWRQGLPKADKVIYKVITDQNVAVVNLQSGQVDILDTRTIPDQQLPSLRQDKRVVLDVRSGLGYQGLWLNVTKPPFDNKWLRKAVDAAIDRETLVKVVFGDAAKPGWGPFPPSSPLYDGQVPKRDLAKTREFLEKGGKPNGFEFTLSIAPSPETQKMAQVIQGMLAEAGIRMNIQQVEWGQLLDDLDNLRHQAGAVGWSGRAEPDQNIYAFHYTGGGFNNSGYSNPVVDQLLDKSRVTQGTEREQVFRQVLEILRDDVPYIYLYYPAQKLAYSPKVKGLTNHPDGMIRLENVTKE, from the coding sequence GTGCTTCGGGTCGCGCTGGACGCGGATCCTCCGAAACTGGACCCGCACCTGTCGTCGTCGGCCATCGACCGCCAGGTGCAGAACAACATCTTTGACAAGCTGGTGGAGCTCGACGAGAAGCTGAACGTCGTGCCGGAGCTTGCCACCGAGTGGAAGATTTCGGAGGACGGCAAGGTGTACACGTTCAAGCTTCGGCAGGGCGTGAAGTTCCATGATGGTACGGACTTCAACGCCGAGGCCGTGAAGTTCAACTTCGAGCGCATGTTGAACCCGGAGCTCAAGTCGCCGCGCCGCAACGAGGTCAGCATGGTCGAGAAGGTGGAGGTCCTCGACCCCTACACGGTGGCGATCACGCTCCAGAAGCCGTTCTCGCCCTTCCTGGGGATCCTGACCGACCGGGCCGGTATGATGGTGTCGCCAGCGGCGGTCCAGAAGTACGGGAACGACGGCTTTCTCAACCACCCGGTCGGCACCGGCCCCTTCAAGTTCGAGAGCCGGATCAAGGGCGACAGCATCACTCTCGTGAAAAACGAGTCGTACTGGCGACAGGGCCTGCCCAAGGCCGATAAGGTGATCTACAAGGTCATAACGGATCAGAACGTGGCCGTCGTGAATCTTCAAAGCGGACAGGTCGACATCCTGGATACCCGCACGATCCCCGACCAGCAGTTGCCCTCCCTGCGGCAGGACAAGCGAGTCGTCCTCGACGTGCGTTCCGGGCTGGGATATCAGGGTCTGTGGTTGAACGTGACGAAACCCCCGTTCGACAACAAGTGGCTGCGCAAGGCGGTGGACGCCGCCATCGACCGCGAAACGCTCGTGAAGGTGGTCTTCGGAGACGCGGCGAAACCGGGTTGGGGGCCGTTCCCGCCGTCCAGCCCGCTCTACGACGGGCAGGTGCCCAAGCGTGACCTGGCCAAGACCCGGGAGTTCCTCGAGAAGGGCGGGAAGCCGAACGGCTTCGAGTTCACCCTCAGCATCGCCCCGAGCCCCGAGACCCAGAAGATGGCCCAGGTGATCCAGGGCATGCTGGCCGAGGCGGGGATCCGGATGAACATCCAGCAGGTCGAGTGGGGCCAGCTGCTGGACGACCTCGACAACCTCCGTCACCAGGCCGGTGCGGTGGGTTGGAGCGGGCGAGCAGAGCCCGACCAGAACATCTACGCGTTCCACTACACCGGCGGCGGCTTCAACAACTCGGGTTACAGCAACCCGGTCGTCGACCAGCTGCTCGACAAGTCACGGGTTACCCAGGGCACCGAGCGAGAGCAGGTCTTCCGGCAGGTCCTGGAGATCCTGCGCGACGACGTGCCGTACATCTACCTGTACTACCCGGCCCAGAAACTCGCCTACAGCCCGAAGGTCAAGGGGCTGACGAATCACCCTGACGGCATGATCCGTCTCGAGAACGTCACCAAGGAATAG
- a CDS encoding GntR family transcriptional regulator, protein MELPDFRSEPINQKVYAYLKEGIIRGVYPPGQLMRETVLALELGVSRTPVRDALRRLERDRLVVPSGSSFRVYRPTAQDVVELYECRTALEVLAAQLASRRGPVSEHDEMERCLAGMEEAYRRGDASAVRDLDTRFHDLLVAAAGNRTLAELMEHIHYRIAQLRNMARDLRIDGATVLDQHRRILEAVRSGNALAAENVVREHLAMVREALLGRIREQGG, encoded by the coding sequence ATGGAGTTGCCGGACTTTCGCAGCGAACCCATCAACCAAAAGGTCTACGCCTACCTGAAGGAGGGGATCATCCGGGGGGTCTACCCGCCGGGCCAGCTCATGCGCGAGACCGTGCTGGCCCTGGAACTGGGGGTCAGCCGCACCCCGGTCCGGGACGCCCTGCGCCGGCTGGAGAGGGACCGGCTCGTGGTCCCGTCCGGCTCCAGCTTCCGGGTGTACAGGCCCACGGCGCAGGACGTGGTCGAGCTGTACGAGTGCCGGACCGCGCTCGAGGTGCTGGCGGCTCAGCTTGCGTCCCGGCGGGGGCCGGTCAGCGAGCACGACGAGATGGAGCGCTGTCTGGCCGGGATGGAGGAAGCCTACCGGCGAGGGGACGCCAGTGCGGTGCGCGATCTGGACACCCGGTTCCACGACCTTCTGGTCGCGGCGGCCGGCAACCGGACGCTGGCGGAGCTGATGGAGCACATCCACTACCGCATCGCCCAGCTCCGGAACATGGCCCGGGACCTGCGGATCGACGGTGCGACGGTCCTGGACCAGCACCGGCGCATCCTGGAGGCGGTTCGTTCCGGCAACGCCCTGGCGGCCGAGAATGTGGTGCGGGAGCACCTGGCGATGGTTCGAGAGGCGCTTTTGGGCCGGATCCGGGAACAGGGAGGGTAG
- a CDS encoding chromate transporter: MPSLHVLWDLFVGFGRATLLGYGGGPSIIPLYEMEAVDTYHWVTKEEFASALAFGNTLPGPIATKLTAYIGYRVAGVPGALVALAAVVLPTAILMIALFAVLYKFREHTVVKGIVKAARPVVFVMLASLAADYAQYAFSGTWAAFALAALFFVAVRYFGVHPGLAVAAALVLGILIEYAAPRAL, from the coding sequence TTGCCGTCTCTGCATGTACTGTGGGACCTGTTCGTGGGCTTCGGCAGGGCCACGCTCCTGGGCTACGGCGGCGGGCCGTCGATCATCCCCCTGTACGAGATGGAAGCCGTCGACACCTATCACTGGGTCACGAAGGAGGAGTTCGCCAGCGCTCTCGCCTTCGGCAATACGCTCCCCGGTCCGATCGCCACCAAGCTGACCGCTTACATCGGCTACCGGGTCGCCGGGGTGCCCGGGGCGCTCGTCGCCCTGGCCGCCGTCGTGCTCCCCACGGCGATCCTCATGATCGCCCTCTTCGCGGTGCTGTACAAGTTCCGCGAGCATACCGTCGTGAAGGGGATCGTCAAGGCGGCGCGGCCCGTCGTGTTCGTCATGCTGGCCTCCCTGGCGGCCGACTACGCCCAGTACGCCTTCAGCGGCACGTGGGCTGCCTTCGCCCTCGCCGCCCTGTTCTTCGTGGCGGTCCGTTACTTCGGCGTCCACCCGGGGCTGGCGGTGGCGGCCGCCCTCGTCCTCGGGATCCTCATCGAGTACGCGGCACCGCGAGCCCTCTGA